In the Hypanus sabinus isolate sHypSab1 chromosome X1, sHypSab1.hap1, whole genome shotgun sequence genome, CTTGAATTTCCTTAAATTACCTTGAAGTGTACTTTGCAATAAATCAAAGTTTTTCTCCATTAAATCAAAATGGAACGAATTGGCTAGTGTTTAAAGTTGTTCACATTTGCTCCGCTACAGGCAGTTTTCTCCCAGTCTCCTGCTTGTCCGTTATCTTCAGATGCGAGCGGATGCCTCATAAAATGCTTGACCTGAAGGGCAGATACATCAGCACTACAAGCAGAATTAATTACATTTCTACATTTAAATTCACTTTAATAAGAGTCGGCGAGAAATTAGGTGAATGAAAAAATCCCGGTGGATTAATTTTCATGTCCGTTCAGACCGCGACGCCAGTCCGTATAATTTAGCAAAAGAACAAATAAAAgagaaatacattttaaaaactgAATTTGCAATCTAGAATCAGCGGTCGGTAATACAGAATCTACAAAGGAACGTCCTGTGGTTATCTTATGAAAAATGCACATTAATTCTTATGAGCAGAATTCAAACAGATGTTTAGAATCAACAGAGCATTTCATTTCTGGCGGAAATCTTTCAACGCCATATCTACGTGTTACAACCTTAAAATAATTTAAAGCCTAAAATTCTTAGTCCGACCAACCAAATGAAGTGACTAATGTTTAAGCAGAGTTATACTTCACAGTCCGAATTCATGATGTCTCAAAGTGTAACCTTTCCATCTTTTGTTCCTGAATCGTGAATTCCTCCTGAATTAACGACCGCCGGACTTATTTGCAAGCTTCGTTAACATGAAACGCTTTGTAGCCGAGTGCATTCCACTAAGATATCCTTTAAGATCAACTTTATTCTTTGGGAAAAAAATGGGAGTTGGTCCGCAGGCTGATTTTATACAGATGTTAGTGGGTGTTTTCTGCACTGTTTGCCAACAGAATACTCCCACTCATTAGAGGGAATGTGGCCCAATCAGTTCTGAGCTTCCCCAGGATGTGGGCCCTCTCTTGGATCTTGAAAGCTAAAACCCCCACGAAACCAGTGAAAGATAGAAAGAAGAACTAAGGACCGCTGGGAGTAAAGTTGTTAAGCACATCTGTAAGTTTGTTTATTTTTACAAATTCACCATTTCTATTTACAGGGTCTGTTTTCCCTGCTTGCTGCCGCCAATCTTCGAAGCTTGGTTGACCACAATATGCAGGAGGATTCCAATTCCCCGTTTTCTCCTGTGGACAGTTCAAGCAACAGCGAGGGGGAACAGGACGCGCAGCAgaagagaaatggcagaaagaGGCGTTCAGGCCAAAGGTCTCATAGACCCAGCACCGGGAAGAAAGGCATGAAAATTTCTCCTCTTGCCCAAAGTTTGGAAGATATTCATACCCAGAGAGTTGTAGCCAACGTGAGGGAACGCCAGAGGACACAGTCCCTGAATGATGCATTTGCAACTCTTCGGAAAATCATCCCCACTCTGCCTTCAGATAAACTCAGTAAAATCCAAATCCTTAAACTGGCCACTAGGTACATCGATTTTCTTTACCAAGTGCTGCAGAACGACGAAATGGACAGCAAGGTGACGAGCTGTAGTTATCTGTCACACGAGAGACTCAGTTATGCTTTCTCTgtctggaggatggaggaatCTTGGCCCTTGTCTGCTGGGCCTTAGCGACTGCTACCAATCAGGTAAATGTGAAGGACTTGTTGTCGAGATGTTTTCAAAATAGGCCCCTTGTTTCCACTATGTAACTGAAACAGGCAGCTGTTCGAAAAGATAGTGACATGTATAACCCGTGCTATGTAGAAGGGGTTAAATAAACACCTAGCAATAATGAGCTCTTTTCATCTGAGTTTCAAGCGTTCCCAGATGATAACAGCCGCATGCAGTTTAGTTACCCTTTCACGTATGCTCACTTCAAACTgttttccctgtttttttttaaacagggaaaaaaaacagatttaAATCTTAGCAAATGTTACTGTTAGTCACCGTGTATTCTAATCTGCACACAGCCCAATCCTCAAAAAACACCAAATCTGCTCTCTCTCCCAACAAACAAAATTTCCAAATTTGATTACTCTTATAATCTGCAAATTCACACTCTATCGATACATCTTcggcactttaaaaaaaatgtttgtttTACTATATCCAAATAATGGTCGGCCGTGGTGGTTCATACTGCACGTGAAACCAAACATCCGCATTCGTTTTTATGACTACAAGGGTCTGGTCCACCTCAGGGGCGCCCAGTCAGGGGCCGGCAACTGGTATTAAAATTGTTTACTATTAGTTCATTTCCGATTAATTCACACCACTTTCTCGTTGACTTGCAGGCACATTGATTTGCTACGTGGGAACTCTACGCCAGCACATTAAGAACATTTTAAAGATGAACTAAGTGTAATCAATAGTCAAGAGCACTTAAATACTGGGTTGCGGATGTGGGTATACCTAGAATTCTACCGGGAGATCAGGCAATGTTGGTCCGTGGATTCAATGTTATCTATTTATTTGCATGTCTTCTGCAAGGCTTCAATCCCACCGGATACCTTGTGGCGAGACTGGGAAATCGTTTTGTAAATCAAGGAAGAAAACTGCGGGCACAAACTCAGAACTTTGTTGtgaaatattattattttttatactTTAATTGGAAACCGAACTTTTATTTCTTGAGAATGGGCTCTGAATGTTGTGAAGTTCTTGATTTATTTTAAGAAAAGCTATATGGCGTTGTGTTTTGTAATAAATGCATATTGCTTCCAGTTCCCTTCCCCCCGTTTTATATATTGCAGTCGAATTTTGGTAACTCTGTTACTCCCTGGGGATCAGAGAGGCCTTTAGtagttaaataaaaataatttttttcatACAAGTGCTCATAAGCTTCAAGAGAACTATGTTTTCTATATGCTTAAAGTGATCTCTTCATAGAAACAAATATACTACGCGGTTATCAGACAGGATAAGACAATATATCCATGAAGAGCTGTCCTTTTATGCCGGGGCAGCGCAATGAAGACTCCGACTCATTTAGAACAATTTTCTTTTCCGAAAAGATAATTGGggttagtgattcaggaacggaAAATAATCTCACTTTTAGTAAAGGATATCAAATTATTATTTGCTGATCACTTCCTATCAGTTCCCTCCAGACTTAGTGCATAACCAAAATTTTCAGCCTTAAAGTTCTCTGCAAGTACAAGTTAGGCTTTGTTAGGAATTCCCCTTATGAAACTGAAGTttttatataaatattattgGTGTATGattaaaatctatttattttctaaatggttctTTCCCAACACTGGGTAGCCAGGTTACGTCAGTCTGAGATTCGGATACACCGGTGGCTATTTTCCTAGTACAGGTGTAGACGGGGTTTACGCTGACTTTCAGAGGATAAAGCGACCAAACGAAAAAGGAGAAGGCGAGGCACGTAAAAAAAGCATAGGATTCAAATAAAACAAAAGTTAACGCCTCAAAGATTTGCTTCACTACCGTCAAAACAAGGAAAGAAAATGAAAGAGGGTAATTCGGTTTACACAATGATGCTGCTTCCATTTGCTGTTATCCAACAAAACTAGGTTTGTTGATCAAAGATAGAATTCAATGGAATGTTAAAATGTGCAGGATTACTTGGTGCAAAAATTACTAGTTCTATCAAACGTTTGCAATATGCTCTAAAATTTAGTCACGAATGATTTAAACTTGTGACGCATTTACCTTTAAAAACAAAAATCAGATTTGCTTTTAATTTTTTATAACTTGAAATAATAAAGCGTACAATAAAATAGAATAGTGCTTTGAAAATATTGAAACAGTACTTTGGTTTATTTACTATGCAGTCAATGGTTCCTGCTTGTTACCTAGCGATTTAGCATTTAAATACTGGAGGACACCTCTAATACAAACCAATGTTAATCATCTGCCCTGCTCGGCTTTGTTTGTACCCTGTAGAAATATAATGTTACAGAATTCTATTATAAAAAATAATTCTGGAAATCAGAGTAACCCTTTGTGCTTTACTCATTCTCCTCTGCATCTGCACTTCTCACACTGTGTTGTTCAGTATTTCTAATAAATCGTTCTACTTTTGACAACAGCAAACGTTATATTTTCAGCTGGTTTTTATAAGATGGGGAAGGCTTAAAATTCCCAGCCGCCACTGGAGTGAGTTCGTTTCCTCTCTCTGACCCTCTTTGTGTAATTCCAGTTTGCTTGGGAGAAATTCTGCTCTGTAACAGTTGAAAGCGCACTGCAAACACACAGTGTCTGTATCGCATTGGGGTTTCAAACCACATCATTAAATGAACTGAATTCAAAATAACTCTCCTTTACCCCACACAAGTTCAGAACTCTGAGTACATCATAACATACGCGCCCAGACCAGGTTTAAAAAACCAAACACTCAAATCACAATCAAAAACAAGGCTTTTACTTTGTCCTACATATTTacctttgatttttttaaattttgtgtgATCAATATCAAAACCACCCACACCAAAATCTCTAAACCTCCATTGAAAGGAGATTGGGTTGTTTATTCTTCATGGCGAGGACCATGAGAATAAGGGCTTCTGAATTCTCCCTGAAACGTTCATCTCAACATGTGTCTGCCTCCTGCAAATGtaaaggttttaaaaaaaatcctccttttgTTGTGATTTACAACCAAGCGGCTGTTCGCGTGGAACCCAACTCCTTTAAAATGtaacaaactcagccagctccatcatgggctaaCCCTCCCCAGTATCGAAGACACCTTTAAAAGGCCAAGCCACAAAACGGAGCCATACATCattaagacccccatcaccctcttgtcattgctgccatcaaggagcctgaaaacagacactcactcaacgtttccctccgccatcagatttcggaatggacaatgaacactacctcactattttctttttgcactacttgtttaatttgatttttaaaatattattacaATTTATAGATTGTTTtgttattgcaatgtactgttgccgcaaaacaacacatttcacggcGTATTGATATTCTGACATTTTAACATTCAAAGACAGGTCATGCAATGATTGAAAACAAATCGAGAGTAGGCAGTAGAACAGATCAGATTGACAACTTTTTCTTGGAAGAACGCAGAAAGTAAAGCCACCGAAGACGGTGAGAGATAAGACAGAGAATAACCATACGGTGGACCCCAGGATGACCTGTGAAATCCTAGTGTTTTAATCTTGTAATAGCCAACTGCAGAAAAGAAGGACGCCCCCACATACACTTCACCTTGATAATTCTTTTTCATTGGGCCTTCCTCTGCAGCAAAGGATCTTGGCCCGTCTGCGGAGAAGAGGGACGGGGTCAATGGCCCCGGAGGCGAGTCCGATCAGAGAAAGCAGGACTTTCATTTAGGTTAGGGggagtcagaggatggtgaggtAAAGGTCGCCTCTGGGCGGAGAGATCGTGACCGTGGTTAACGAGGGGAGGAGGACTGGGCGAGATGGAGAGTTACCTCTAAATGTAGGGACAAAATAAACAGGAGGCAGAGGTGAAGTGGGAAGGAAGGACTGGTGCGtgattatatttgaatgtgcagacaatggaaggacatggaccaTGTATAGGCTGAATTGATTAATTGTGATTAGCTTAATTAGTTCGtaacaacatcgtgggccgaagagTCTGTTGCCTGATATACTGTTCTATGTAACGTGACATCAAATTCATTCACGCTCTTCCCCGGGGAGCAGTAGATGAGACCCAGTGCTGATATTCCCAAGACTGACTGTTGTCCACTGTACTATCCTGGATGGATGGAAAGTTTAGATAAACCAGTTTTCCTGCGCTTAGGTTACTTACAATATCAACTTTTTTGTGTGCAAAGGGCCCTTCATGCAGTGTgtaatttgatttattttatacGACAGCTTATATCCGGAATAACAGATTACAGATTAAGAtaaattttctctttttttttgtcagtTTGATTTCCCATAAAACCgttatcaaacaacacttttacCAATATCAGTCTTTAAGAAAAAGTGACAACTTTTTACTAATAACGAGTGATTTATCTAAAAACCCTCATGCGTCCAGTAAACAGCAAATGAGGTGGTGACCGCGGCTGAACAGCGTGTAAAATGTGCGTGAGCTGCACCTAGTGGCGTTTTTGATCATTGCACCCAAGCCCTTCTGTGATAGAACACGAGTGGATGCGCTGAAAATCAGAATGGTCGAAATTGATTTACAACCTGAGTAAAACAGCACCCACGAAGACTGGAAGTGAAAAGGATATTGAACATTTCATTTACTCCACCTTTTTTTGCTTATTAAAATGCTGCTCACATCAACAATTGAGTAATTGTCATTTTAATGGACCAAATTATCACAGGAAAGCTGCCAGACTCATCCTGATAATTTGGTCTGGTAAAGTATATAGGGATTATTTTATTAGGCTGAAGAACAGAAGTGGGTGACAGAAGTTATCAGATTTTCACCCGTTGTATCACCCGCTTTAAAACATTCTCGTTGCCAAAACAGAACCAGTCCTTTTTACCATCATTAGCCGTTCTCCCGCCGTTTCAAAGTTTCCATTAAGTGGCTAAAACGCACTGCTTGTCAGAAATTCGTCAACTCAGATGTAAATAGACGTGGAACTCACATTGAGAGAAGTTACAGTTGAAAGCATTCACTAAAAATAATTTGATCTAGCAAATGCCAGCAAGATATTGCATGTTGGATTTTACCAAAAGTAAAATGAATAGAGTTCAGGTCCGCTGGCGGGTAAATTTTCAACAATCCATCTTCCACAACACTTAACGCTAAATGGAgaccctgatttttttttatcatcagCTCGGTCACCGGACGCAAATGAAGGTCAGAATAAGAATTCTCACACAAATGCAGTAAAATACGAGAGTTATCATTAGCTAAGAGATATGCAAAAATTGGCCTTTTACCGTGATAAAATTACCTGTTCGAACTTGTTTGTGAAGTCATTGAATCTCCGGGGGGCTTATTTGCTTTATTACCTTTATATATTGCGTATATTATTTACACGGATTAATTTGAATTAACGATTTTTAACGAAACATTGAGCTTGTCAAAACAGAAAATGCGGGTTGACAATTCACAAAAATATACCCAAGCCTAACGCAGTGCCGCTCCTTCCCTGCCACAGGCTGGTTGATTGGCTACATATGTGCTCTTTGTCCTTAAGCTACTTCGCCAAGATCAAAGCTATCAGAAACCTCTCTTTCAACCGAGTACAGAACAGCATGGATTGTTTATGGGGTGTTTTTATGACCAAATCTATTATTTCACTGCGAATCTGACCCAGCTAAGATCACCATTTGTGCAGTGTACGATTAGGAAAATTATTAA is a window encoding:
- the LOC132384931 gene encoding twist-related protein 2-like: MFKQSYTSQSEFMMSQSGLFSLLAAANLRSLVDHNMQEDSNSPFSPVDSSSNSEGEQDAQQKRNGRKRRSGQRSHRPSTGKKGMKISPLAQSLEDIHTQRVVANVRERQRTQSLNDAFATLRKIIPTLPSDKLSKIQILKLATRYIDFLYQVLQNDEMDSKVTSCSYLSHERLSYAFSVWRMEESWPLSAGP